The Arabidopsis thaliana chromosome 5, partial sequence genomic interval GAAAAACGTAATATGATATTTTGCTAAGATAAGAGTTGGTGCCTGATCGAAGGTTaagatatgaaaatataaagcATAACACAACAATGTCGTGTTTTTAACcacaattaattttaaaatatactgTATGTGATAGTGTCAGTGTTAGTGTTGACGAGCTAAGCGAGTTTTAAAGCAAATCTATACTGTAAATGAATGTTTCCCAAAAATTAACATGTATGTTAGtgggtatatatatagattaaaaagaaaattttctaatcAATAATGGTACTacatttttaatgaattttcaTCGTCAATGACAATGATAGCTGTAAGAAATTActttataagatattttttaaaacaaattaaattttaaccaatttttttaaatgaatttgatgttttaaattttaaaataagaaattatttacatatttatatataatacggaAATTATGTGGAATATTATCAAGTATATATAACCTATAGCAGATTTTAGCAAGATTGATGGATACTTTAGAATATTTATGGAAGATTTAAATAGCAATaatcttaagaaaaatatcaattcaattaaaaaatataatatcttaCAACATtaagatcatatatatgtaatagaTGCTCCTCAATTAATTATTTGGGATTTTATGACATAATCattacttatatatttttattaaacaagATTAAGGtcatatgtttttattatacatttttttttttggacaaatacaaaattatttttctatgagATATTTTTCATTGTTGATATTCTCCACTGTTTGACTTTTATCTATGGAAAAATGTCTTTGAacttgaaaatttaaatttcatattcataaaaaaaatttgattttatgtaaaaatttaaagatttggAGTAAGGTTTAGGAATAACGTAACATACATCAAACTATGTGTAAGAAACTCAGGAAtcttatcattttaaaataagaatccaataaagaaattttggaTAATTAATGTTCACTTCATCTGTATTGGTCGCAATTGTCAACCCACGGTTAAagctgtttgtttttttgcaatttgtttttgacagTTAAAGctgatttttattaaacagattaattaattactaataattaaatactTTAATTTTCCCATAATCACAAAACCATTAACTTTTAGATGCTTCAATTTCTCCTAAACATTACATCGTGTGCAAACATATCGAATACAAACCACTTTAGTTTCCCctaaattaattacaaaagtACAAGTGTCATCTATCAACAAATCTATTGTCTTGCATGCAGCTTACCTTTAACTTACAATACATAGGTAGATTCTCATCACTTGTGTACTTTCATTAACGGACGCTTTTCCAATCAACCTTTCACACTAAACGGACACTGCGTCACAAGCAGAcgttgaaaaaaattaaaaattgaagataCTTTTTGACTCTCGATTAGAGAGGAAATTAAACTGACTAGATAtcactaaaattaaaattaagaactattaagtaaaattttgaactttagaagaaattttgaaaatcaataGATAGCAGTACCTATTTTATAATTGAAcagaaaaagatttaaaacaataaaggAGTAGTAGTTATATGAcatttgagaaaatatatgatcaattttttggttagttgaaattttatatttattgatgTCATTATTTGATGACTACAAATTccattttcaaacaaaaaaaaaacgttaagTAATTTATAACCTTACatgttttttacttaaaaatgGGATGATCTCCGTTACctatctttttaatattatagaTTGAGTTGTTATAATATCGACAAAATTATCGTTAAAATCGTTATACAAAGTATTAAAATGTTTACAAATACCataattagaattttatttgCAATAACTTAATTGCGACAAAAGTTCGGATATGATTTGTCGCTTTTATCAGTGCAAACAtttacatttaattataatatttagtaATGTCAACGGTTTTGACACGCGTAATACCCatcttatatatgtaataaaattaaaagattaaataatattttcccGCCTGACATGTCCcttatatatgttatagttatatttttttcatgagtttagtaataaaatgtattatttgtttgtatggttcatattttttaaaccaaataagtaaatattaaaatgcaaacattattttcttaagttaAGGAATTAAATGTATTTGATATGTTTGCACACGATGGGCGGCCTAATtcagtaattaattaaaaatttaaattcagTAATAGTAACATTTTTATAgcactattttttttgttaataatgtGAAATCGTCTAAACGTAACAAAGTGACAATGGTCTTCGCAATTTCAATCCCTTGGATTTTGTCGTTCCATTAAACACAATAAATTTAGTTACAAACAGTTTTGCGTCTCCATGAGGAAGTATTAAGTGCatgtaaactttaaataatGTTGTTGCTAGAAGAACACCATTCGCTAAACTATCATATAATCTAGAAATAACTAGCTAAGtatcatttttaatcaaatattgtCTATGAGATGAGTAAGGGCAAAAGTTGCAGGTAGACAGGTACTCTTAATATTAACTTATTTTTAGAGAATTTCATAtcttaaatttgtaatttatgttttacagTTTTAAGTAACGAAGAAGGACAAATGTAACCAACCATGGTCGAAAAACTTATGGAGTTCAAAAATGAAcaaacatatagttttttttttgtttgttaaaaaactaacaaacaTATAGTTATGAAAAATAGTCTAGTGAATGAAAGATTTATTTCGAAATTGGGATACTAGGTTCAGgtaattatatgtatgtatgtatatatatctaaatagTAAAAGTATCTGACTAttccaaaaatcaaagaaattaaTGCGCATTTTGGTAtaagatttgaaaacaaacaataatatcactacaaaaaatgatgacaaatattttcttttaaatgaaactctaaattaaaaaatcagagaactcaaaaataaaaactgtgTATTATCTTAGTTCTAGtcacattatatatatgtgaagatCAAAGATGGAACAAACTAGGGTTTTAAGGATCGACAATTTTAActacatcatttttttttgttttttctaatagataaaatttaatcttgaaataataattttatttagaatttCTACATACAATATTGCAATATTTTCCCTTTATAGCACAAATCCAACAAAGATGTAGATAATCTATATGAAAATCAATCCttaacaagaaataaaaaatatggagaaacactaaaaattcatatattttatagtactaccaattttttttttgttgtctgtTTTAAATCTGCTACCCAAAAATTATTGGTAAATAgcattaattttttcttaacttagtCTAGATTTTGTACATTAATTAGCACACGCTATTTCTAAGTAATggtaatattttgtttgtatcttttttttctagtttttctcaacttttcttaatttttaatattatcattaaaatagtaaagagaattaagttttcatttatcttattttattattatttctttctacaaataataattacatATACACCAGTACAATATTGCCATATGTTGCATTTCCGTGTCTACTTTACTCGCCTTTAAATAGTGAGGTTTGTGCAACCTAAATAGTTCATCCATacttgagagaagaaaaaaaactctttgCAAAGATTATTAGAATGGCTTCTGCTCAATCTTTCTACAACCAAAGCTCTGTCTTGAAAATCAATGTCATGGTTGTGGACGATGATCATGTTTTCCTTGATATCATGTCACGCATGCTTCAACACTCCAAATACAGAggtaattaaatattattatcatattatatataatatgttattgattttttgtttgtgatttcatttagatttttatttctatgaTTTCTTAGCATGAAATACAATTTTTGGAGAAACAACTAGcagttttaaaaacaaaacttgaattttgagaaattcaaagatgttatatatatatgtcaaaatttaacaattattCTTCTAAATCATCCGGATTCCGTTTACATGTACACATCTACAATTTTCAATTGAGGTATTCTTGTTTTGATGCCTTTGAGACGAATAGTttgattgataaaaaaaattctaaccaatatgatatataaagtttattttctttttgtcaaaccatactttatacTATGTAACTTTTTTAAGAGATTAttgaaaatagtttatttataaaatagtaacCTATtgttgaattaaaaaaaaaaaaaaaattgtaaatcgTGTTTGCAAACGACATGTGATTTATCTTAGTTTAAAACTAGCTGATATTCTTCAAATCGACTGTTCTTATAAGTAATCAACCAATTAGCATCAATCACAATAAATTGTAAACACTTCAATGAAAATGGTGATTTTAAAGAATATGTTTTACTTATGTTATGAACTATCTCaaatttgtgaaatatttCATAACTAATGTGGAAAACTATATAACCCCTCCATACAAAACGTAAGTAAAATTTATGAAATCCTATCATTTTTAAAGgttaaaccaatcaaaaagTAATAATTCTTGGTACTTGCaatatttttgtcattatattttagtttattaattttattttgattaaatgGTTTTAGATCCATCAGTTATGGAGATCGCAGTTATAGCTGTAGACGATCCGAAGAAAGCATTATCTACTCTAAAAATTCAACGAGACAATATAGATCTCATAATCACAGATTATTATATGCCTGGTATGAACGGTTTACaactcaaaaaacaaatcactcAGGAATTTGGAAATTTACCGGTCTTAGgtaacattttttgttctttacaacttaaattaaattatgatatttattcttttgttataGTGAAAGATATATTTATCCGTTTGTTTCCCCttacattgtttttgatataaagTTATGTCATCGGACACCAACAAAGAAGAGGAGAGTTTAAGTTGTGGAGCGATGGGTTTCATTCCAAAACCCATACATCCTACTGACTTAACAAAGATTTACCAGTTTGCTTTAAGCAACAAGAGGAACGGTAAGTCAACACTATCGACCGAGCAAAACCACAAGGACGCAGATGTTAGTGTCCCTCAGCAAATCACGTTGGTTCCTGAGCAAGCTGACGTCTTAAAGACCAAGAGGAAGAACTGCTCATTTAAATCGGATTCAAGAACCGTGAACAGTACAAATGGAAGTTGTGTTAGTACGGATGGTTcaagaaaaaatcgaaaaagaaaacccaACGGTGGTCCTAGTGATGATGGCGAGTCTATGTCGCAACCcgcgaaaaagaaaaagattcagTGGACGGATTCTCTTCACGACCTATTCTTACAGGCTATCCGACATATTGGTCTTGATAGTaagtgttttgattttcttaaaaaaaacgatatatatatagtacatgATACactgtttgttttcttacaattcAGGTCACCTGCACACTAActaatgttttatgtttgtttactAATCTTCCAAAGAGGCGGTGCCAAAAAAGATCCTAGCGTTCATGAGCGTACCATACTTGACAAGAGAGAACGTAGCCAGCCATTTACAGGTTTGATATCTCTtgtcaaaaatgtttttggattttactGTTTAAAATGGGAAAAAGTTGGAAAAACCTCTATTAACtcgaatcaaacaaataaacttTATATCTTATTAAGCACAAAAATCTTCCAAGTTTGAGTTGATTTGTCGATTTCAACCTATCCTTAGTCAACATTAAGAGCTCGTTATAACACCCTTTAACTTAAACTTGGGGACTTTTTTCCTCCACTTTAAATACATCATACCATGCATAGATTATGTGTCATTCTACTTGTTATTTAACTTAAATTCATTTGCTATGTTATGCAGAAATATCGGATATTCTTGAGAAGAGTTGCGGAGCAGGGTTTGTATAGCATGTTGTCGGATAGAGGCATAGACTCGATGTTTCGACAAACTCACATTAAGGAGCCGTACTTCAACTATTACACACCATCTACTTCTTGGTATGACACAAGGCTTAACAATAGATCATTCTATTCCAAACCCGTACATGGCTTTGGACAGTCTAAACTCTTGTCCACAACACGTGAGCCCGTCTGCTTCAACCAGATGCCTTACAACTACATGAACCGGTCATCCACCTATGAGCCGCACCGTATTGGATCTGGATCAAACTTGACGCTGCCCATCCAGAGCAACCTCAGTTTCCCAAACCAACCATCTCAaaacgaagaaagaagaagctttttcGAACCACCCGTGATGGCAAACAAAATCGCCCAAACATCTCAAGTTCTTGGGTTTGGACAACTTGGACCGTCAGCTATCAGTGGTCATAATTTCAACAATAACATGACGAGTAGATATGGAAGTTTGATTCCGAGCCAACCGGGACCTAGCCACTTCTCCTATGGGATGCAATCGTTCTTAAACAATGAGAACGTAACATATAACCCTCAGCCACCTGCCAATGCAACTACACAGCCAAATCTTGATGAACTTCCTCAACTGGAGAATCTCAACTTATACAATGATTTCGGCAACACTAGTGAGCTTCCTTACAACATAAGTAACTTTCAATTCGATGACAACAAGGTATATTTTCCCAACCCTAATCTtacaatgatatatatatgtatattgaaGTAGGTGCTGTGAGATATGTGTTTAAATAATCGGTTTGTGCAGCATCAACAAGGAGAAGCGGATCCCACCAAATTTGAGCTCCCAGCTGCAAAATTTTCGACTGAACTGAATCATGAAGACGATGGTGACTGGACCTTCGTGAACATAAACCAGGTATTTACAATTTATTAAGAGATCTTAGcaataacaaaaatcgaatttgAGCCAACGTTCTATCAAAGATtagattttatcaaattaatgttttataaaactatCCACCATGGAAATTTTCTAACTAGACTTGTTAGTATTAGACATTTAGTAGATTTGCAAAGTTTTTCATGCTGCTAGCTAGTCTTGTAATTAGATAGAAATCGGCATCTGTTAATGTCTTATTGACTTACATGACTTGGTTGTGAAGGGTCAATCTAATGGAGAAACATCGAACACTATTGCTTCTCCGGAGACTAATACTCCAATTTTGAACATTAACCATAATCAGAATCAGGTACCTCTAATTCATATCAGTCagaatatttatatgaaactatgatacttaatatataaaagaaatatttgtttaaatctaTTCTGAAACCTGGACTCGGTTTTTTTAGGGACAAGATGTTCCAGAGTTTAACGATTGGTCGTTTTTGGATCCACAGGTAAACGATATAATGTTTACAAGAACttacataaattatttgtatatagtTTAACTTTGAAGTTTATGAGTCTTTGAAACAAGTTTTGGTGAATTGTTTCTTATATAGGAATTGGTTGATGACGACTTCATGAACTCTCTGTTCAACAATGACATGAATTGAAAAGGATTCTCCTCTCCATGATGTTCTCAAAAAGGAGGTGGGAAGAAATAAATTCGGCGATACCTAATAGTTCTTTAAGCAAATATCTATATAGCTTTAGTAGTTCTTTAAGCAGAATACTTAGTTAGCCTTTCTAAGTATTGGATGTTATGTCTTTTTTTCAGCAAGCGTAATGAGTGTTGGTCCTGTTGGATATTATATTATGTTATCTCTGGGAACTTTGTAATATCATAGTAATGATATTAATACTATCTATGTGGGGTTTAGATAGATCTCATGTGTTTGTGTTACATACATACAATTTACGATcaaatgttcttttttttttgtccaagCGACCATACGTTCTAAGTTTGAATGGTACAATGTTTTaaacgaaaataataataaaaatgtgtaatatttggaaaaaataatacataatgTATAAGACTTTAGATACAAAATGTGATATGTCAACAAATTAGGTTTTGGaagaatttgagttttattgtAGCTTTTAGTTTCTGAGAAATATATAGGAAAATACTTTTTGTAGTTTAAGATATTCTTGCTTGGTAAGTGCAACACCCAAAGTTAAAAATACTAgcaaaaacttcaaaacatTGATCCCGTTGAGTCGTTGACCTTTGTTTTACtgaaaaagtttgaaacgTAAAAATCACTTACGAAAATCTAATACATGTACTCAAGTTTTCAAAGTCAAATTTGTGATGAAATGTACTtaatttctcaaaatcaaatcttgtGATGAAATCTTTTTAACTTAATAAGTTTTGAAAACTGCAGGAAATGCAATACTATTAATGTATTTTAAGAGTATTGGATAAAGTGATAATTGATTCTATCTAGTTTTTGTAAGATTCTTATACTAATGAAAATATtgcttatttaatttaaaatagatttgtttctgttaaatattataaaataatattaaattagaCTAGTGATTTGGAAATGTACATTCAAAATCCTCT includes:
- the RR21 gene encoding response regulator 21; the encoded protein is MASAQSFYNQSSVLKINVMVVDDDHVFLDIMSRMLQHSKYRVIAVDDPKKALSTLKIQRDNIDLIITDYYMPGMNGLQLKKQITQEFGNLPVLVMSSDTNKEEESLSCGAMGFIPKPIHPTDLTKIYQFALSNKRNGKSTLSTEQNHKDADVSVPQQITLVPEQADVLKTKRKNCSFKSDSRTVNSTNGSCVSTDGSRKNRKRKPNGGPSDDGESMSQPAKKKKIQWTDSLHDLFLQAIRHIGLDKAVPKKILAFMSVPYLTRENVASHLQKYRIFLRRVAEQGLYSMLSDRGIDSMFRQTHIKEPYFNYYTPSTSWYDTRLNNRSFYSKPVHGFGQSKLLSTTREPVCFNQMPYNYMNRSSTYEPHRIGSGSNLTLPIQSNLSFPNQPSQNEERRSFFEPPVMANKIAQTSQVLGFGQLGPSAISGHNFNNNMTSRYGSLIPSQPGPSHFSYGMQSFLNNENVTYNPQPPANATTQPNLDELPQLENLNLYNDFGNTSELPYNISNFQFDDNKHQQGEADPTKFELPAAKFSTELNHEDDGDWTFVNINQGQSNGETSNTIASPETNTPILNINHNQNQGQDVPEFNDWSFLDPQELVDDDFMNSLFNNDMN
- the RR21 gene encoding response regulator 21 (response regulator 21 (RR21); FUNCTIONS IN: two-component response regulator activity, sequence-specific DNA binding transcription factor activity; INVOLVED IN: cytokinin mediated signaling pathway, regulation of transcription; LOCATED IN: chloroplast; CONTAINS InterPro DOMAIN/s: Response regulator, plant B-type (InterPro:IPR017053), CheY-like (InterPro:IPR011006), Homeodomain-like (InterPro:IPR009057), Myb, DNA-binding (InterPro:IPR014778), Signal transduction response regulator, receiver domain (InterPro:IPR001789), Myb-like DNA-binding domain, SHAQKYF class (InterPro:IPR006447), Homeodomain-related (InterPro:IPR012287); BEST Arabidopsis thaliana protein match is: response regulator 13 (TAIR:AT2G27070.1); Has 1807 Blast hits to 1807 proteins in 277 species: Archae - 0; Bacteria - 0; Metazoa - 736; Fungi - 347; Plants - 385; Viruses - 0; Other Eukaryotes - 339 (source: NCBI BLink).) — its product is MASAQSFYNQSSVLKINVMVVDDDHVFLDIMSRMLQHSKYRDPSVMEIAVIAVDDPKKALSTLKIQRDNIDLIITDYYMPGMNGLQLKKQITQEFGNLPVLVMSSDTNKEEESLSCGAMGFIPKPIHPTDLTKIYQFALSNKRNGKSTLSTEQNHKDADVSVPQQITLVPEQADVLKTKRKNCSFKSDSRTVNSTNGSCVSTDGSRKNRKRKPNGGPSDDGESMSQPAKKKKIQWTDSLHDLFLQAIRHIGLDKAVPKKILAFMSVPYLTRENVASHLQKYRIFLRRVAEQGLYSMLSDRGIDSMFRQTHIKEPYFNYYTPSTSWYDTRLNNRSFYSKPVHGFGQSKLLSTTREPVCFNQMPYNYMNRSSTYEPHRIGSGSNLTLPIQSNLSFPNQPSQNEERRSFFEPPVMANKIAQTSQVLGFGQLGPSAISGHNFNNNMTSRYGSLIPSQPGPSHFSYGMQSFLNNENVTYNPQPPANATTQPNLDELPQLENLNLYNDFGNTSELPYNISNFQFDDNKHQQGEADPTKFELPAAKFSTELNHEDDGDWTFVNINQGQSNGETSNTIASPETNTPILNINHNQNQGQDVPEFNDWSFLDPQELVDDDFMNSLFNNDMN